A single genomic interval of Cydia strobilella chromosome 3, ilCydStro3.1, whole genome shotgun sequence harbors:
- the LOC134756042 gene encoding protein bunched, class 2/F/G isoform-like isoform X4 yields MADNLIQKSHKSSEKNKYNNVVHRTTSESLRLTESEKGVTHPTSLQAAHNPRKISSFQITSVTVGSRVSTDAGEDSADDLDESHTDDISRVTDIENETPSYSEDTFSKDDVFYNASSTSLGCAPVIPTSTQYGLAIVGQEPAPNQGSVPNSNSSEANDMHVSVTNAGSGNIINLIGNAKPQEGMKEIQEHVRNERFKVVKIESTEPFRRGRWMCMDYLDHTTQQNPPITLNNNLDTTETTLQAPDSGVVINDSQHDDMCNDLTNRGPKDMQGNAPVVQQLDQNVQKQFPMASPGQSLTQPINVVQQQLPVAQSVSVQSPPLETPQQLTNQTMQNNQQVAQQHPQSMTHITMQNPAQGHPQPTQQQQQVQQIPQSFPQHQLQQVISQSQGIPMQQIPMHQQMPQQMQQIPNQQMQQMNQHIQQTQIPNMQQMQQQIPQMQGMPNQAQIAQVQTQQPQMQQMQPMQMQGQPNPQQLHPLQQTQMPNMAQTHHLQGQQPMGGQQPQLQHMPSQAQIQALQNQQIPNHIQQMQMPTQLAGTNQQMPQMQTQMHQLPAQPQQVQMHPQLQQQGMSGVQPQYNQVVNQQPAQAMMNATMPSSQPQMVQPQHSVPQYHTQPSQMSQQGQTLPQEVLTSIATSQQGATLPSNLQPMANQPQGSTLPANLQSLASQQQQNPVHIASQQGNVPQGNMQMMAQTPQNMQMTLDGNQPSMQIPASDPMFMQPGTVAPTMPQHIAQQGMLPQQPAQLGVQYVPGQAVPQVSLAHQNIPMSMQQTMPVMGAPVHPNVVQSQTSMGLTYGGVVPVMSQSSVAPVESTVSGTNSPVVSLPVSSTAYPANHDSSSFGSPVSGVVSHAISGSVMSSVNVACDSAEVPAEPTAGDTGDGKEEPTATANEDESASGTSAVAIDNKIEQAMDLVKSHLMFAVREEVEVLKERIAELMERINQLEVENTYLRAHASQDTLAALPAAGAKPPPAPQGPQPPVS; encoded by the coding sequence ATGGCTGACAATCTGATTCAAAAGTCACATAAAAGTAGTGAAAAAAACAAGTATAACAACGTCGTCCATCGCACTACAAGTGAATCTCTTCGGCTGACCGAGTCGGAGAAGGGAGTGACTCACCCGACAAGTCTTCAAGCCGCCCATAACCCAAGGAAAATATCTTCGTTTCAGATCACCAGTGTGACAGTTGGGTCTCGGGTGAGCACTGATGCGGGCGAGGACTCAGCCGACGATCTAGACGAATCTCACACCGACGACATCTCGCGGGTGACCGACATAGAGAATGAGACGCCCAGCTACTCGGAGGACACCTTCTCGAAAGACGACGTGTTCTACAACGCGAGCAGCACGTCGCTAGGCTGCGCGCCCGTCATCCCGACCAGCACGCAGTACGGGCTCGCCATCGTCGGCCAGGAGCCCGCGCCCAACCAAGGATCCGTGCCAAATAGCAATAGCTCTGAAGCGAATGACATGCACGTTAGTGTTACCAACGCTGGTTCAGGCAACATTATCAATTTAATAGGGAATGCGAAACCACAGGAAGGTATGAAAGAAATTCAAGAGCATGTTAGGAATGAAAGGTTTAAAGTTGTTAAAATAGAAAGCACTGAGCCTTTCCGCAGAGGCCGGTGGATGTGTATGGACTATTTGGATCACACAACTCAACAGAATCCTCCTATAACATTGAATAACAACTTGGACACTACAGAGACCACTTTGCAAGCTCCGGACAGTGGTGTTGTAATAAATGATAGTCAACATGATGACATGTGTAATGATCTGACTAATAGAGGGCCTAAAGATATGCAAGGTAATGCTCCGGTTGTTCAACAACTAGATCAAAATGTACAGAAACAATTCCCTATGGCTTCCCCTGGTCAGTCCCTGACGCAGCCCATTAATGTTGTGCAGCAACAACTCCCTGTCGCTCAGTCAGTGTCGGTGCAGTCTCCTCCTTTAGAAACGCCTCAGCAATTAACTAATCAAACTATGCAGAATAATCAGCAAGTAGCTCAACAACACCCACAGAGTATGACGCATATAACTATGCAAAATCCGGCGCAGGGCCACCCGCAGCCCACACAACAGCAGCAACAAGTGCAACAAATTCCGCAGAGCTTCCCGCAGCACCAATTGCAACAAGTTATTTCTCAGTCACAAGGCATTCCCATGCAACAGATACCCATGCACCAGCAAATGCCGCAGCAGATGCAGCAAATTCCTAATCAACAGATGCAGCAAATGAATCAGCACATACAGCAAACACAAATTCCTAATATGCAGCAAATGCAACAGCAAATTCCCCAAATGCAAGGCATGCCTAATCAGGCACAGATCGCCCAAGTACAGACACAGCAGCCGCAGATGCAACAGATGCAGCCTATGCAAATGCAAGGGCAGCCAAACCCTCAGCAATTGCATCCACTGCAACAGACCCAGATGCCAAACATGGCGCAGACACATCACTTACAAGGACAGCAACCTATGGGAGGCCAGCAGCCTCAGCTCCAACATATGCCGAGTCAGGCACAAATTCAAGCTCTTCAAAATCAACAAATACCTAATCACATACAACAGATGCAAATGCCAACTCAGTTGGCCGGAACCAACCAACAGATGCCGCAGATGCAAACTCAAATGCACCAGCTGCCAGCACAGCCTCAGCAAGTACAGATGCACCCACAATTACAACAACAGGGCATGTCTGGTGTCCAACCGCAATACAACCAAGTGGTCAACCAGCAACCGGCTCAGGCGATGATGAATGCCACTATGCCATCTTCTCAACCTCAAATGGTTCAGCCTCAGCACAGCGTTCCACAATACCACACGCAGCCATCACAGATGAGCCAGCAAGGGCAAACTCTACCACAAGAGGTGCTAACGAGTATTGCCACATCACAGCAAGGTGCCACTCTACCTTCGAATCTTCAACCTATGGCCAACCAGCCACAGGGGTCAACGTTACCTGCGAATCTCCAAAGCCTAGCCAGCCAACAGCAGCAAAATCCTGTTCATATTGCTTCGCAGCAAGGAAATGTGCCTCAAGGGAACATGCAGATGATGGCTCAGACGCCTCAGAATATGCAGATGACTCTAGACGGGAATCAGCCTAGTATGCAGATACCCGCCTCAGATCCGATGTTCATGCAGCCGGGCACCGTTGCCCCGACGATGCCGCAGCACATAGCGCAGCAGGGCATGCTGCCGCAGCAGCCCGCCCAGCTCGGTGTGCAATACGTGCCCGGGCAAGCCGTGCCACAAGTGTCATTGGCTCATCAGAACATTCCCATGTCCATGCAGCAGACGATGCCGGTGATGGGCGCTCCGGTGCACCCGAACGTCGTCCAATCACAAACCAGCATGGGGCTCACGTACGGCGGGGTCGTCCCCGTCATGTCGCAAAGCAGCGTCGCGCCAGTCGAATCCACGGTGTCCGGGACTAATTCGCCAGTGGTGTCTCTGCCGGTGAGCTCGACGGCTTACCCGGCTAACCATGACAGTTCGAGTTTCGGAAGCCCTGTGAGTGGTGTGGTGTCTCACGCGATCAGTGGCTCGGTGATGAGCAGTGTTAACGTGGCGTGTGATAGTGCGGAGGTGCCCGCGGAGCCGACAGCAGGGGACACCGGCGACGGCAAGGAGGAGCCTACTGCCACCGCCAATGAGGATGAAAG
- the LOC134756042 gene encoding putative mediator of RNA polymerase II transcription subunit 26 isoform X6, with protein sequence MADNLIQKSHKSSEKNKYNNVVHRTTSESLRLTESEKGVTHPTSLQAAHNPRKISSFQITSVTVGSRVSTDAGEDSADDLDESHTDDISRVTDIENETPSYSEDTFSKDDVFYNASSTSLGCAPVIPTSTQYGLAIVGQEPAPNQGSVPNSNSSEANDMHVSVTNAGSGNIINLIGNAKPQEGMKEIQEHVRNERFKVVKIESTEPFRRGRWMCMDYLDHTTQQNPPITLNNNLDTTETTLQAPDSGVVINDSQHDDMCNDLTNRGPKDMQGNAPVVQQLDQNVQKQFPMASPGQSLTQPINVVQQQLPVAQSVSVQSPPLETPQQLTNQTMQNNQQVAQQHPQSMTHITMQNPAQGHPQPTQQQQQVQQIPQSFPQHQLQQVISQSQGIPMQQIPMHQQMPQQMQQIPNQQMQQMNQHIQQTQIPNMQQMQQQIPQMQGMPNQAQIAQVQTQQPQMQQMQPMQMQGQPNPQQLHPLQQTQMPNMAQTHHLQGQQPMGGQQPQLQHMPSQAQIQALQNQQIPNHIQQMQMPTQLAGTNQQMPQMQTQMHQLPAQPQQVQMHPQLQQQGMSGVQPQYNQVVNQQPAQAMMNATMPSSQPQMVQPQHSVPQYHTQPSQMSQQGQTLPQEVLTSIATSQQGATLPSNLQPMANQPQGSTLPANLQSLASQQQQNPVHIASQQGNVPQGNMQMMAQTPQNMQMTLDGNQPSMQIPASDPMFMQPGTVAPTMPQHIAQQGMLPQQPAQLGVQYVPGQAVPQVSLAHQNIPMSMQQTMPVMGAPVHPNVVQSQTSMGLTYGGVVPVMSQSSVAPVESTVSGTNSPVVSLPVSSTAYPANHDSSSFGSPVSGVVSHAISGSVMSSVNVACDSAEVPAEPTAGDTGDGKEEPTATANEDER encoded by the coding sequence ATGGCTGACAATCTGATTCAAAAGTCACATAAAAGTAGTGAAAAAAACAAGTATAACAACGTCGTCCATCGCACTACAAGTGAATCTCTTCGGCTGACCGAGTCGGAGAAGGGAGTGACTCACCCGACAAGTCTTCAAGCCGCCCATAACCCAAGGAAAATATCTTCGTTTCAGATCACCAGTGTGACAGTTGGGTCTCGGGTGAGCACTGATGCGGGCGAGGACTCAGCCGACGATCTAGACGAATCTCACACCGACGACATCTCGCGGGTGACCGACATAGAGAATGAGACGCCCAGCTACTCGGAGGACACCTTCTCGAAAGACGACGTGTTCTACAACGCGAGCAGCACGTCGCTAGGCTGCGCGCCCGTCATCCCGACCAGCACGCAGTACGGGCTCGCCATCGTCGGCCAGGAGCCCGCGCCCAACCAAGGATCCGTGCCAAATAGCAATAGCTCTGAAGCGAATGACATGCACGTTAGTGTTACCAACGCTGGTTCAGGCAACATTATCAATTTAATAGGGAATGCGAAACCACAGGAAGGTATGAAAGAAATTCAAGAGCATGTTAGGAATGAAAGGTTTAAAGTTGTTAAAATAGAAAGCACTGAGCCTTTCCGCAGAGGCCGGTGGATGTGTATGGACTATTTGGATCACACAACTCAACAGAATCCTCCTATAACATTGAATAACAACTTGGACACTACAGAGACCACTTTGCAAGCTCCGGACAGTGGTGTTGTAATAAATGATAGTCAACATGATGACATGTGTAATGATCTGACTAATAGAGGGCCTAAAGATATGCAAGGTAATGCTCCGGTTGTTCAACAACTAGATCAAAATGTACAGAAACAATTCCCTATGGCTTCCCCTGGTCAGTCCCTGACGCAGCCCATTAATGTTGTGCAGCAACAACTCCCTGTCGCTCAGTCAGTGTCGGTGCAGTCTCCTCCTTTAGAAACGCCTCAGCAATTAACTAATCAAACTATGCAGAATAATCAGCAAGTAGCTCAACAACACCCACAGAGTATGACGCATATAACTATGCAAAATCCGGCGCAGGGCCACCCGCAGCCCACACAACAGCAGCAACAAGTGCAACAAATTCCGCAGAGCTTCCCGCAGCACCAATTGCAACAAGTTATTTCTCAGTCACAAGGCATTCCCATGCAACAGATACCCATGCACCAGCAAATGCCGCAGCAGATGCAGCAAATTCCTAATCAACAGATGCAGCAAATGAATCAGCACATACAGCAAACACAAATTCCTAATATGCAGCAAATGCAACAGCAAATTCCCCAAATGCAAGGCATGCCTAATCAGGCACAGATCGCCCAAGTACAGACACAGCAGCCGCAGATGCAACAGATGCAGCCTATGCAAATGCAAGGGCAGCCAAACCCTCAGCAATTGCATCCACTGCAACAGACCCAGATGCCAAACATGGCGCAGACACATCACTTACAAGGACAGCAACCTATGGGAGGCCAGCAGCCTCAGCTCCAACATATGCCGAGTCAGGCACAAATTCAAGCTCTTCAAAATCAACAAATACCTAATCACATACAACAGATGCAAATGCCAACTCAGTTGGCCGGAACCAACCAACAGATGCCGCAGATGCAAACTCAAATGCACCAGCTGCCAGCACAGCCTCAGCAAGTACAGATGCACCCACAATTACAACAACAGGGCATGTCTGGTGTCCAACCGCAATACAACCAAGTGGTCAACCAGCAACCGGCTCAGGCGATGATGAATGCCACTATGCCATCTTCTCAACCTCAAATGGTTCAGCCTCAGCACAGCGTTCCACAATACCACACGCAGCCATCACAGATGAGCCAGCAAGGGCAAACTCTACCACAAGAGGTGCTAACGAGTATTGCCACATCACAGCAAGGTGCCACTCTACCTTCGAATCTTCAACCTATGGCCAACCAGCCACAGGGGTCAACGTTACCTGCGAATCTCCAAAGCCTAGCCAGCCAACAGCAGCAAAATCCTGTTCATATTGCTTCGCAGCAAGGAAATGTGCCTCAAGGGAACATGCAGATGATGGCTCAGACGCCTCAGAATATGCAGATGACTCTAGACGGGAATCAGCCTAGTATGCAGATACCCGCCTCAGATCCGATGTTCATGCAGCCGGGCACCGTTGCCCCGACGATGCCGCAGCACATAGCGCAGCAGGGCATGCTGCCGCAGCAGCCCGCCCAGCTCGGTGTGCAATACGTGCCCGGGCAAGCCGTGCCACAAGTGTCATTGGCTCATCAGAACATTCCCATGTCCATGCAGCAGACGATGCCGGTGATGGGCGCTCCGGTGCACCCGAACGTCGTCCAATCACAAACCAGCATGGGGCTCACGTACGGCGGGGTCGTCCCCGTCATGTCGCAAAGCAGCGTCGCGCCAGTCGAATCCACGGTGTCCGGGACTAATTCGCCAGTGGTGTCTCTGCCGGTGAGCTCGACGGCTTACCCGGCTAACCATGACAGTTCGAGTTTCGGAAGCCCTGTGAGTGGTGTGGTGTCTCACGCGATCAGTGGCTCGGTGATGAGCAGTGTTAACGTGGCGTGTGATAGTGCGGAGGTGCCCGCGGAGCCGACAGCAGGGGACACCGGCGACGGCAAGGAGGAGCCTACTGCCACCGCCAATGAGGATGAAAG